The Oryctolagus cuniculus chromosome 5, mOryCun1.1, whole genome shotgun sequence genome includes a region encoding these proteins:
- the ENPP5 gene encoding ectonucleotide pyrophosphatase/phosphodiesterase family member 5 yields the protein MTPQFLLVSFVLAALTLETTFSLQPDQQKVLLVSFDGFRWDYLYKVPTPHFHYIMQSGVHVKQVTNIFITKTYPNHYTLVTGLFAENHGIVANDMFDPILNKSFSLDDMNIYDSEFWEEATPIWVTNQREGHSSGAAMWPGADVKIHNSFPTHYMPYNESMSFEDRVAKIIEWFTSKEPINLGLLYWEEPDDMGHHLGPDSPLMGPVISDIDKKLGYLIQMLKNAKLWNTVNLIITSDHGMTQCSKQRVIELDQYVDKEHYTLIDRSPVAAILPKEGKFDEVYEALAHAHPNLTVYKKEEIPERWHYKYNNRIQPIIAVADEGWYILQNKSDDFLLGNHGYDNALAEMHPIFLAHGPAFRKNFTKEAMNSTDLYPMLCHLLNITAMPHNGSLRNVQDLLNSATPKAIPYTQSTTLLLGSDQPGEYEPEEAYPYFIGLALGSVIVIVFFAVFIKHLIQSQMPALQDLQAEIVQPLLQA from the exons ATGACTCCACAGTTTCTCTTGGTGTCCTTCGTACTTGCTGCACTAACTCTTGAAACTACATTTTCTCTCCAACCAGACCAGCAAAAGGTTCTACTAGTTTCATTTGATGGATTCCGCTGGGATTACTTATATAAAGTTCCAACACCCCATTTTCATTATATCATGCAATCCGGTGTGCATGTGAAGCAAGttactaatatttttattacaaagaCCTACCCTAACCATTATACCTTGGTAACTGGCCTCTTTGCAGAGAATCATGGGATTGTGGCAAATGACATGTTTGATCCTATTCTGAACAAATCTTTCTCCTTGGATGACATGAATATTTATGATTCTGAGTTTTGGGAAGAAGCGACACCAATATGGGTTACCAATCAGAGGGAAGGACATAGCAGTGGTGCAGCCATGTGGCCTGGAGCAGATGTAAAGATACATAACAGTTTTCCTACTCATTACATGCCTTACAATGAGTCCATGTCATTCGAAGATAGAGTTGCCAAAATTATTGAGTGGTTTACATCAAAAGAGCCCATAAATCTTGGTCTTCTCTATTGGGAAGAGCCTGATGACATGGGTCACCATTTGGGACCTGACAGTCCCCTCATGGGGCCTGTCATATCAGATATTGACAAGAAGTTAGGATATCTCATACAAATGCTGAAAAATGCAAAGTTGTGGAACACTGTGAACCTCATCATCACAAGTGATCATGGAATGACCCAGTGTTCTAAGCAAAGGGTGATAGAACTTGACCAGTATGTGGATAAAGAACACTATACCCTGATTGACAGATCTCCGGTAGCTGCCATCTTGCCCAAAGAAG GTAAATTTGATGAGGTCTATGAAGCACTAGCTCATGCCCATCCTAATCTTACTGTTTACAAAAAAGAGGAGATTCCGGAAAGATGGCATTACAAATACAACAATCGAATTCAACCAATCATAGCAGTGGCTGACGAAGGATGGTACATTTTACAGAATAAGTCAGATGACTTTTTGT TAGGCAACCACGGTTATGAtaatgcattagcagaaatgcaTCCAATATTTTTAGCCCACGGTCCTGCCTTCAGAAAGAATTTCACAAAAGAAGCCATGAACTCCACAGATCTGTACCCAATGCTGTGCCACCTCCTCAATATCACTGCTATGCCACACAATGGATCACTCAGGAATGTCCAGGATCTGCTCAATTCAGCAACTCCAAAAGCAATTCCCTATACACAGAGTACTACCCTCCTCCTTGGTAGTGACCAACCAGGAGAATATGAGCCAGAGGAGGCATACCCTTATTTCATAGGACTCGCCCTTGGCAGCGTTATCGTGATTGTATTTTTTGCAGTtttcattaaacatttaattCAAAGTCAAATGCCTGCCTTACAAGATCTGCAGGCTGAAATAGTCCAACCATTATTACAAGCCTAA